The following coding sequences lie in one Burkholderia cepacia genomic window:
- a CDS encoding CitMHS family transporter — protein sequence MLPLLGLGTIVVLLAAILSKRMSPLVALIIVPIAASLIGGFGLHTSKFVIDGLKGLAPVVGMFVFAILYFGTITDAGTLDPIIDRILRAVGTRPTRIVMGTTLLALLIHLDGSGAVCFLVTIPAVLPLYDRLKMDRRVLAAAVSMAAGINFLPWTGPMIRASASLHLPVSALFNPLIPVQAIGLVFVFGVAYWLGRREEKRLGLSRDAASIPLPKRELTPDEQALRRPHLFWFNLVLTLVVLGTMVVMGEKIPPAIMFMVGLCIALMVNYPDVDMQRKRIDAHARAALMMAGILLAAGVFTGIMQGSGMLKAMAQAAVGFVPPSMAGHIPVVLGIASMPLSMLFDPDSFYFGVLPVIAEVAGQLGVPAVQVGQAALLGQMTTGFPVSPLTPATFLVVGLCGIELAEHQKFTFPLLFGASIVMTIACVVLGIF from the coding sequence ATGCTGCCGTTACTCGGGCTTGGCACGATCGTCGTGCTGCTGGCCGCGATTCTGTCGAAGCGGATGTCGCCGCTCGTCGCGCTGATCATCGTGCCGATCGCGGCCTCGCTGATCGGCGGCTTCGGGCTGCATACCAGCAAGTTCGTCATCGACGGGCTGAAGGGCCTCGCGCCCGTGGTCGGAATGTTCGTATTCGCGATCCTGTATTTCGGCACGATCACCGATGCCGGCACGCTCGACCCGATCATCGACCGCATCCTGCGCGCGGTCGGCACGCGGCCGACGCGGATCGTGATGGGCACGACGCTGCTCGCGCTGCTGATCCACCTCGACGGCTCGGGCGCCGTCTGCTTTCTCGTGACGATTCCGGCCGTGCTGCCGCTGTACGATCGGCTGAAGATGGACCGGCGCGTGCTGGCCGCGGCCGTATCGATGGCCGCGGGCATCAACTTCCTGCCGTGGACGGGGCCGATGATCCGCGCGTCGGCGTCGCTGCACCTGCCGGTGTCGGCGCTGTTCAATCCGCTGATCCCGGTGCAGGCGATCGGGCTCGTGTTCGTGTTCGGCGTTGCATACTGGCTCGGGCGGCGCGAGGAGAAGCGGCTCGGCCTGTCGCGCGACGCTGCGTCCATCCCGCTGCCCAAGCGCGAGCTGACGCCCGACGAACAGGCGCTGCGCCGGCCGCACCTGTTCTGGTTCAACCTCGTGCTGACGCTCGTCGTGCTTGGCACGATGGTCGTGATGGGCGAGAAGATCCCGCCCGCGATCATGTTCATGGTCGGGCTGTGCATCGCGCTGATGGTGAATTACCCGGACGTCGACATGCAACGCAAGCGCATCGACGCGCATGCGCGTGCCGCGCTGATGATGGCCGGCATCCTGCTCGCGGCCGGCGTGTTCACGGGGATCATGCAGGGCAGCGGCATGCTGAAGGCGATGGCGCAGGCGGCGGTCGGCTTCGTGCCGCCGTCGATGGCCGGCCACATTCCGGTCGTGCTCGGGATTGCGTCGATGCCGCTCAGCATGCTGTTCGATCCCGATTCGTTCTACTTTGGCGTGCTGCCCGTGATCGCCGAAGTGGCCGGCCAGTTGGGTGTGCCGGCGGTACAGGTCGGGCAGGCCGCGCTGCTCGGCCAGATGACGACGGGGTTCCCGGTCAGCCCGCTGACACCCGCGACGTTCCTCGTCGTCGGCCTGTGCGGCATCGAGCTGGCCGAGCACCAGAAATTCACGTTCCCGCTGCTGTTCGGCGCCTCGATCGTGATGACGATCGCGTGCGTCGTGCTGGGCATCTTTTGA
- a CDS encoding acyclic terpene utilization AtuA family protein yields MTAQQPERRVRIGAGAGYSGDRIEPAVELAEHGQLDYLVFECLAERTIAIAQQARRKDPALGYDPLLDARMHAVLPVAVPNGVRIVSNMGAANPRAAAMRTAQIAQSLGIAGLKVAAVEGDDVLDVVLRGAFRFEESGDEVAAYRDRIVSANAYLGAAPIVDALAAGADVVLTGRVADPSLFAAPLIHAFGWRMDDWDTLGAATVVGHLLECAGQVTGGYFADPGYKDVPNLARLGFPIGEVAADGSVVITKVPHAGGRVSAATCKEQLLYEIHDPARYLQPDVVADFTRVAVAEEATDRVRVTGGRGTTRPDTLKVSVAYVDGYIGEGQISYGGPGALARARLALDIVRERLALTGVAATEWRFDLIGVDSLYGDATPPVRGEPAEVRVRVAGRAASAAEAARIGNEVETLYTNGPAGGGGAFKSTREVIAVQSVLLPRAAVTPSFSFVEA; encoded by the coding sequence ATGACAGCACAACAACCTGAACGGCGTGTGCGCATCGGCGCGGGCGCCGGCTACTCGGGCGACCGGATCGAGCCCGCGGTCGAACTGGCCGAACACGGGCAGCTCGACTATCTCGTCTTCGAATGCCTGGCCGAGCGCACGATCGCGATCGCGCAGCAGGCGCGCCGCAAGGACCCGGCGCTCGGCTACGATCCGCTGCTCGACGCACGGATGCATGCGGTGCTGCCGGTCGCCGTGCCGAACGGCGTGCGCATCGTATCGAACATGGGCGCGGCGAACCCGCGCGCAGCGGCAATGCGCACCGCGCAGATCGCGCAATCGCTCGGCATCGCGGGGCTGAAGGTCGCGGCGGTCGAGGGCGACGACGTGCTCGATGTCGTGTTGCGCGGCGCATTCCGTTTCGAGGAATCGGGTGACGAAGTCGCCGCGTATCGCGACCGCATCGTGTCCGCGAATGCGTACCTCGGCGCCGCGCCGATCGTCGACGCGCTCGCGGCCGGTGCGGACGTCGTGCTGACCGGGCGCGTCGCCGATCCGTCGCTGTTCGCCGCGCCGCTGATCCACGCTTTCGGCTGGCGGATGGACGACTGGGACACGCTTGGGGCCGCGACCGTTGTCGGCCATCTGCTCGAATGCGCGGGGCAGGTGACGGGCGGCTATTTCGCGGATCCCGGCTACAAGGACGTGCCGAACCTGGCGCGGCTCGGCTTCCCGATCGGCGAAGTCGCGGCCGATGGCTCGGTCGTGATCACGAAGGTGCCGCATGCGGGCGGCCGCGTGAGCGCGGCGACCTGCAAGGAGCAACTGCTCTACGAAATTCACGATCCGGCGCGGTATCTGCAGCCGGACGTCGTCGCGGATTTCACGCGCGTCGCGGTTGCCGAGGAGGCGACGGATCGCGTGCGCGTGACGGGCGGGCGCGGCACCACGCGGCCCGATACGCTGAAGGTGTCGGTGGCGTACGTCGACGGCTACATTGGCGAAGGCCAGATCTCGTACGGCGGCCCGGGTGCGCTCGCACGCGCGCGCCTTGCGCTCGACATCGTCCGCGAGCGGCTGGCGCTGACCGGCGTCGCGGCGACCGAGTGGCGCTTCGACCTGATCGGCGTCGATTCGCTGTATGGCGACGCAACGCCGCCCGTGCGCGGCGAGCCGGCCGAGGTGCGCGTGCGGGTGGCCGGCCGCGCGGCGAGCGCTGCCGAGGCCGCGCGGATCGGCAACGAAGTCGAGACGCTCTATACGAACGGGCCGGCCGGCGGCGGCGGCGCGTTCAAGTCGACGCGCGAGGTGATCGCCGTGCAGTCGGTGCTGCTGCCGCGTGCGGCCGTGACGCCGTCGTTTTCATTCGTGGAGGCATGA
- a CDS encoding AtuA-related protein, with the protein MQLRELAHARTGDKGNTLNVSVICRDPRHYDHLRTHLDAQAVKAWLAGIVRGDVVRYELPALAAFNFVLRDALGGGVTRSLALDAHGKSVSSALLAIEVPDPA; encoded by the coding sequence ATGCAACTGCGTGAACTCGCGCATGCGCGCACCGGTGACAAGGGCAATACGCTGAACGTGTCGGTCATCTGCCGCGATCCGCGTCATTACGACCATCTGCGCACGCATCTGGATGCGCAAGCGGTGAAGGCATGGCTCGCGGGCATCGTGCGTGGTGACGTCGTGCGTTACGAGCTACCGGCGCTCGCCGCGTTCAATTTCGTGCTGCGCGATGCGCTCGGCGGCGGCGTGACGCGTTCGCTCGCACTCGATGCGCACGGCAAGTCGGTCAGTTCGGCGTTGCTGGCGATCGAGGTGCCCGACCCGGCGTGA
- a CDS encoding response regulator transcription factor, which yields MTARELDVIRLILSGRSNKEVANKLEISAETVKVHRRNIYAKLAINSQSELFSLFLKAQTDT from the coding sequence ATGACGGCGCGCGAGCTCGACGTGATCCGGCTGATCCTGAGCGGACGCTCGAACAAGGAAGTCGCGAACAAGCTGGAAATCTCGGCGGAAACTGTCAAGGTGCACCGTCGCAACATCTACGCCAAGCTCGCGATCAATTCGCAGTCGGAACTGTTTTCGCTGTTCCTGAAAGCCCAGACCGATACGTGA
- a CDS encoding helix-turn-helix transcriptional regulator, with protein MLTPPSALPCHGGPVIGVRPQTLGNAIRAAGTAGFADAVAGFVNESIVIDAIHLERWRPDPGVASGYLIEWFGSWGDRHHELCVLMDAYYRDFWQTDPLVAPVRGTNGTLLLQRHVGGLPDGDFRRRFFDEQRVTQECMLVHGNANVQYALSITRSTDHTAFSRDELFHLRQMADLLFPLLDMHARSCAARRIAPAAGHAPSHHGFDTRVARQDVRLSRREQEICKLLLSGRSVPEAAALLDIRHSTAETYVKRAFAKLGLRTRGELFDWALLDG; from the coding sequence ATGCTCACCCCTCCATCCGCCCTGCCCTGCCACGGCGGCCCCGTCATCGGCGTGCGGCCGCAAACACTCGGCAACGCGATCCGGGCGGCCGGCACCGCCGGGTTCGCCGACGCCGTCGCCGGCTTCGTCAACGAGAGCATCGTCATCGACGCGATCCACCTCGAACGCTGGCGGCCCGATCCGGGTGTTGCGTCCGGCTACCTGATCGAATGGTTCGGAAGCTGGGGCGACCGCCATCACGAGCTGTGCGTGCTGATGGACGCGTACTACCGCGATTTCTGGCAGACCGATCCGCTCGTCGCGCCGGTGCGCGGCACGAACGGCACGCTGCTGTTGCAGCGGCACGTCGGCGGCCTCCCCGACGGCGATTTTCGTCGGCGCTTCTTCGACGAACAGCGTGTCACCCAGGAATGCATGCTCGTGCACGGCAACGCGAACGTGCAGTACGCGCTGTCGATCACGCGCTCGACCGATCACACCGCGTTCAGTCGCGACGAGCTGTTTCACCTGCGGCAGATGGCCGACCTGCTGTTCCCGCTGCTCGACATGCATGCGCGTTCGTGCGCCGCGCGGCGCATCGCGCCGGCGGCCGGTCACGCACCGTCGCATCACGGCTTCGACACGCGCGTCGCGCGGCAGGATGTGCGGCTGTCGCGCCGCGAGCAGGAAATCTGCAAGCTGCTGCTGAGCGGCCGCTCGGTACCGGAAGCGGCCGCGCTGCTCGACATCCGCCATTCCACCGCCGAAACCTACGTGAAGCGCGCGTTCGCGAAGCTCGGCTTGCGCACACGCGGCGAACTGTTCGACTGGGCGCTGCTCGACGGTTAG
- a CDS encoding helix-turn-helix transcriptional regulator yields MDLHINLTLQDVAWHRSVGRLIESLDQPGFWLSLVRLIEEYVAVDSWVALMFDDGRPQVFAECAYEGDGPDPLFRDYVQGLYQLDPFYIANRDAPKSGLFRLSDVAPECFRDTEYYTLYFTHNVVEDEVQFNVVLDDARTLCLSLGNKRRFSPGQVALLDLIRPWVAGLMRQRLAFEPASADHAPPRRPGAHEGFEQAMARLGTPLTARELDVIRLILSGRSNKEVANKLAISAETVKVHRRNIYGKLAINSQSELFSLFLKAQTDA; encoded by the coding sequence ATGGACCTACACATAAACCTCACGTTGCAGGATGTCGCCTGGCACCGCTCGGTCGGACGGCTCATCGAGTCGCTCGACCAGCCGGGCTTCTGGCTGTCGCTGGTCCGGCTGATCGAGGAATACGTCGCGGTCGACAGCTGGGTCGCGTTGATGTTCGACGACGGCCGCCCGCAGGTATTCGCCGAATGCGCGTATGAAGGCGATGGCCCCGATCCGCTGTTCCGCGACTACGTGCAGGGGCTGTACCAGCTCGACCCGTTCTACATCGCGAACCGCGACGCGCCGAAGAGCGGCCTGTTCCGGCTGTCCGACGTCGCGCCCGAATGCTTCCGCGATACCGAGTACTACACGCTCTATTTCACGCACAACGTCGTTGAGGACGAAGTGCAGTTCAACGTCGTGCTCGACGATGCGCGCACGCTGTGCCTGTCGCTCGGCAACAAGCGGCGCTTCAGCCCCGGGCAGGTGGCGCTGCTCGACCTGATCCGGCCGTGGGTGGCCGGGCTGATGCGGCAGCGGCTCGCGTTCGAGCCTGCATCCGCGGACCATGCGCCGCCGCGCCGGCCCGGCGCACACGAAGGCTTCGAGCAGGCGATGGCGCGGCTCGGCACGCCGCTGACCGCACGCGAACTCGACGTGATCCGGCTGATCCTGAGCGGCCGCTCGAACAAGGAAGTCGCGAACAAGCTGGCGATTTCCGCCGAAACTGTCAAGGTGCATCGCCGCAACATCTACGGGAAACTCGCGATCAACTCGCAATCGGAGCTGTTTTCACTGTTCCTGAAGGCGCAGACCGACGCGTAA
- a CDS encoding topoisomerase IV: protein MVTPAGANGEAVCRRRLAAAAALGALAVLTALAALSPAYAAEPVQLAPPLKNFVHDTYGKWRADRKGWQADGDDFIYAPCGSLRVATADGPRTLLAMCGETEAAVQNGTPGMDSDASTGTIDLYVLKPTADGKTLEPIVKKTEIASGKRGEPGTVRIERLGPHLFGFVIGEGDMRQGYTQAFRSIWLPYGNALVLAAARIDEALDNTESSECANARARCEERRFEVAPDLTGTGDVYPLTVTETGTRGDKAIHARHTVTFDAARGRYVVPKALREGY from the coding sequence ATCGTAACGCCGGCCGGCGCGAATGGCGAGGCCGTATGCCGCCGGCGGTTGGCGGCTGCCGCCGCACTTGGCGCGCTCGCGGTACTCACGGCGCTCGCCGCGCTGTCGCCTGCTTATGCCGCCGAGCCGGTTCAGCTTGCCCCTCCGTTGAAAAACTTCGTCCACGACACTTACGGCAAGTGGCGGGCCGACCGCAAGGGCTGGCAGGCGGACGGGGACGACTTCATCTATGCGCCATGCGGCTCGCTGCGCGTCGCGACCGCGGATGGCCCGCGCACGCTGCTCGCGATGTGCGGCGAGACCGAGGCCGCGGTACAGAACGGGACGCCGGGCATGGATTCGGACGCGTCGACCGGCACGATCGACCTGTACGTGCTGAAGCCGACGGCCGACGGCAAGACGCTCGAGCCGATCGTGAAGAAAACGGAGATCGCGTCGGGCAAGCGCGGCGAGCCGGGCACGGTGCGCATCGAGCGCCTCGGGCCGCACCTGTTCGGGTTCGTCATCGGCGAAGGGGACATGCGGCAAGGCTATACGCAGGCCTTCCGCTCGATCTGGCTGCCGTACGGCAATGCGCTGGTGCTGGCGGCGGCGCGCATCGACGAGGCGCTCGACAATACGGAGTCGAGCGAATGTGCGAACGCGCGGGCAAGGTGCGAGGAACGGCGTTTCGAGGTTGCGCCGGACCTGACCGGCACCGGCGACGTCTATCCGCTGACGGTCACGGAAACGGGCACGCGCGGCGACAAGGCCATCCACGCGCGCCATACGGTGACGTTCGACGCGGCACGCGGCCGCTACGTCGTGCCGAAGGCATTGCGCGAAGGGTACTGA
- a CDS encoding phosphatidate cytidylyltransferase: MRTIFWELVAGVTAVLVVATVIGTILGARSGGQSATIVNLNQRIRAWWAMIAIMAIAIGLGNNVTYLVFALLSYLTLREFITLTPTTASDHTTLFIAFFVAIPVQYLLLGINWYGMYSIFVPVHLFFAMSLVSALTQDTREFLSRNAKINWALMVCVYGLSHAPAVLILDIPHYAGQNALLLFFFLFVVQISDVLQYVVGKLFGKRKIAPQLSPSKTIEGFVGGGLLATLCGASLYRVTPFSFGAAFGISLAIVIAGFVGGLVLSAVKRSLGTKDWGSMIAGHGGMLDRVDSICFAAPVFFHLVRYLYV, translated from the coding sequence ATGCGAACAATCTTCTGGGAACTGGTCGCGGGCGTCACGGCCGTGCTCGTCGTCGCGACCGTGATCGGCACGATCCTCGGCGCGCGCAGCGGCGGCCAGAGCGCGACCATCGTCAACCTGAACCAGCGCATCCGCGCGTGGTGGGCGATGATCGCGATCATGGCCATCGCGATCGGCCTCGGCAACAACGTCACGTATCTCGTGTTCGCGCTGCTGTCGTACCTGACGCTGCGCGAGTTCATCACGCTCACGCCGACCACCGCGAGCGACCATACGACGCTGTTCATCGCGTTCTTCGTCGCGATCCCCGTGCAGTACCTGCTGCTCGGAATCAACTGGTACGGGATGTATTCGATCTTCGTGCCCGTGCACCTGTTCTTCGCGATGTCGCTCGTCTCGGCGCTCACGCAGGACACGCGCGAGTTCCTGAGCCGCAACGCGAAGATCAACTGGGCGCTGATGGTGTGCGTGTACGGGCTGAGCCATGCGCCGGCCGTGCTGATCCTCGACATCCCGCACTACGCGGGGCAGAACGCGCTGCTGCTGTTCTTCTTCCTGTTCGTCGTGCAGATCAGCGACGTGCTGCAGTACGTCGTCGGCAAGCTGTTCGGGAAGCGCAAGATCGCACCTCAGCTGTCGCCGTCGAAGACGATCGAAGGCTTCGTCGGCGGCGGCTTGCTGGCCACGCTGTGCGGCGCATCGCTGTATCGCGTGACGCCGTTCAGCTTCGGCGCGGCATTCGGGATCTCGCTCGCGATCGTGATCGCTGGCTTCGTCGGCGGGCTCGTGCTGTCGGCCGTCAAGCGCTCGCTTGGCACGAAAGACTGGGGCTCGATGATCGCCGGCCACGGCGGAATGCTCGATCGCGTCGACTCGATCTGCTTCGCCGCGCCGGTGTTCTTCCACCTCGTACGCTACCTGTACGTGTGA
- a CDS encoding lysophospholipid acyltransferase family protein, with protein sequence MNILNVWQRDFLLSIVRLVAGAYPVWHQAPPSPTQKIYFSNHTSHIDTLAILAALPRDVRAVVRPVAARDYWDSSDMKRHIAQKLLNVVLIDRHRESGGDPLDPVRDALRQGHSIIIFPEGTRGADVLPQPFKSGLFHLATEFPDVALAPVYLENLQRIMPKGAIWPVPLICKVHFGANDALGAQEEKPTFLARMRDAIVALAPPQRPAG encoded by the coding sequence ATGAACATCCTCAACGTCTGGCAGCGCGATTTCCTGCTGTCCATCGTGCGGCTCGTCGCCGGCGCGTATCCGGTCTGGCATCAGGCGCCGCCATCCCCGACGCAGAAGATCTATTTCTCGAACCACACGAGCCACATCGATACGCTCGCGATCCTCGCCGCGCTGCCGCGCGACGTGCGCGCGGTCGTTCGGCCGGTCGCCGCGCGCGACTACTGGGACAGCAGCGACATGAAGCGGCACATCGCGCAGAAGCTGCTGAACGTCGTGCTGATCGACCGCCACCGCGAATCCGGCGGCGACCCGCTCGACCCCGTGCGCGACGCGCTGCGGCAGGGCCACTCGATCATCATCTTCCCGGAAGGCACGCGCGGCGCCGACGTCCTGCCGCAGCCGTTCAAGAGCGGGCTGTTTCATCTCGCGACCGAGTTCCCGGACGTCGCGCTCGCGCCCGTCTACCTCGAGAACCTGCAGCGCATCATGCCGAAGGGCGCGATCTGGCCCGTGCCGCTGATCTGCAAGGTGCATTTCGGCGCGAACGACGCGCTCGGCGCCCAGGAAGAAAAGCCGACGTTCCTCGCCCGCATGCGCGACGCCATAGTCGCGCTCGCGCCGCCGCAGCGGCCCGCGGGCTGA
- a CDS encoding CDP-alcohol phosphatidyltransferase family protein, with the protein MSLYALKPKFQNRLRPFANSLAERGVTANQVTLFAAGGSIVVGALAGLGVFARALFLLIPLWLFVRMALNAIDGMLAREHNQKSTLGAYLNELGDVVSDVALVLPFLAIPAFAPADVWLFALTAVIVECAGLIGPLVGVSRRYDGPFGKSDRALALGAFALWIGLGFPVGGVAAWLWRLLIVLSIVTVVRRVQAGIAEKG; encoded by the coding sequence ATGAGCCTCTACGCACTCAAACCCAAATTCCAGAACCGTCTGCGCCCGTTCGCGAACTCGCTCGCCGAGCGCGGCGTCACGGCCAACCAGGTCACGCTGTTCGCGGCCGGCGGCTCGATCGTCGTCGGCGCACTCGCCGGGCTCGGCGTGTTTGCCCGCGCGCTGTTCCTGTTGATCCCGTTGTGGCTGTTCGTGCGGATGGCGCTCAATGCGATCGACGGAATGCTCGCGCGTGAGCACAACCAGAAGAGCACGCTCGGCGCATACCTGAACGAACTTGGCGACGTCGTGTCCGATGTCGCGCTCGTGCTGCCGTTTCTCGCGATTCCGGCGTTCGCTCCGGCGGACGTCTGGCTGTTCGCGCTGACGGCGGTGATCGTCGAATGCGCGGGGCTGATCGGCCCGCTGGTCGGTGTGAGCCGCCGCTACGACGGCCCGTTCGGCAAGAGCGACCGCGCGCTTGCGCTCGGCGCATTCGCGCTGTGGATCGGGCTCGGGTTTCCGGTCGGCGGTGTCGCCGCATGGCTGTGGCGCCTGCTGATCGTGCTGTCGATCGTGACCGTGGTGCGGCGCGTGCAGGCCGGCATCGCGGAAAAGGGTTGA
- a CDS encoding bifunctional alpha/beta hydrolase/class I SAM-dependent methyltransferase, with protein sequence MSARTAREADFITHDGETLFYRHWPATGPHCRGAIVLLHRGHEHSARVAHLVDELDLPDFAFFAWDARGHGRSPGARGYSPSAAASVRDLQTFVEHIRDTHGIAIEDMAVVGQSVGAVLAATWAHDYAPPIRALVVASPAFHIKLYVPFARPGLRLMHKLRGLFYVNSYVKPKFLTHDPERIASYASDPLITRPIAVNMLLDLHDTAQRIVADAAAITVPTQLLISGADWVVHRGPQDRFFERLGSARKERIVLPGFYHDTLGERDRAQALAPLRAFVLREFDAPSPRVSLADADRRGAFHDEYAALGRPPANAFARAYWALTRAGLKAGGALSDGIALGLRLGFDSGSTLDYVYRNRAQGRLGVGALIDRTYLDSPGWIGIRQRKVHLQELIGTAIGRLRGHGTPVRIVDIAAGHGRYVLDAIATAAERDGAAPDDITLRDYSPPNVEAGRVLIAQRGLEPIARFERGDAFDETSLATLEPRPTLAIVSGLYELFGENALIERSLRGLAQAVPPGGYLVYTGQPWHPQLEFIARALNNHRGESTWVMRRRSQAEMDELVARAGFRKLDQRIDEMGIFTVSLAQRIDAS encoded by the coding sequence ATGAGCGCACGCACGGCACGTGAGGCCGACTTCATCACGCACGACGGCGAAACGCTGTTCTATCGTCACTGGCCCGCGACGGGCCCGCATTGCCGCGGCGCCATCGTGCTGCTGCATCGCGGCCACGAACATTCGGCGCGTGTCGCGCACCTCGTCGACGAGCTCGACCTGCCCGATTTCGCATTCTTCGCCTGGGACGCGCGCGGCCACGGCCGTTCGCCGGGTGCGCGCGGCTACAGCCCGAGCGCGGCCGCATCGGTGCGCGACCTGCAGACCTTCGTCGAACATATTCGCGATACACATGGCATCGCGATCGAGGACATGGCCGTGGTCGGCCAGAGCGTCGGCGCGGTGCTCGCAGCGACCTGGGCGCACGACTATGCGCCGCCGATCCGCGCGCTCGTCGTCGCATCGCCGGCGTTCCACATCAAGCTCTACGTACCGTTCGCGCGGCCGGGCCTGCGGCTGATGCACAAGCTGCGCGGGCTGTTCTACGTGAACAGCTACGTAAAGCCGAAGTTCCTCACGCACGATCCGGAGCGGATCGCGAGCTACGCGTCCGATCCGCTGATCACGCGGCCGATCGCGGTCAACATGCTGCTCGACCTGCACGACACCGCGCAGCGGATCGTCGCCGATGCGGCCGCGATCACCGTGCCGACGCAACTGCTGATCTCGGGCGCCGACTGGGTCGTGCATCGCGGCCCGCAGGATCGCTTCTTCGAACGGCTCGGCTCGGCGCGCAAGGAGCGCATCGTGCTGCCGGGCTTCTATCACGACACGCTTGGCGAGCGCGACCGCGCACAGGCGCTCGCGCCGCTGCGCGCGTTCGTGCTGCGCGAGTTCGATGCGCCGAGCCCGCGCGTGTCGCTCGCCGACGCCGACCGGCGCGGCGCGTTCCACGACGAATACGCGGCGCTCGGCCGCCCGCCCGCGAACGCGTTCGCGCGTGCGTACTGGGCGCTCACGCGCGCCGGCTTGAAAGCGGGCGGCGCGCTGTCGGACGGCATCGCGCTCGGGCTGCGGCTCGGCTTCGATTCGGGCTCGACGCTCGACTACGTGTACCGCAACCGCGCGCAGGGGCGGCTCGGCGTCGGCGCGCTGATCGACCGCACGTATCTCGATTCGCCGGGCTGGATCGGCATCCGCCAGCGCAAGGTGCACCTGCAGGAGCTGATCGGCACGGCGATCGGCCGCCTGCGCGGCCATGGCACGCCGGTGCGGATCGTCGACATCGCGGCCGGCCACGGGCGCTACGTGCTGGATGCGATCGCGACGGCCGCCGAGCGCGACGGCGCGGCGCCCGACGACATCACGCTGCGCGACTACAGCCCGCCGAACGTGGAAGCCGGGCGTGTGCTGATCGCACAGCGCGGGCTCGAGCCGATCGCGCGCTTCGAGCGCGGCGACGCGTTCGACGAGACGTCGCTCGCGACGCTGGAGCCGCGTCCGACGCTTGCGATCGTGTCGGGGCTGTATGAACTGTTCGGCGAGAACGCGTTGATCGAACGCTCGCTGCGCGGGCTCGCGCAGGCCGTGCCGCCGGGCGGTTATCTCGTCTATACGGGGCAGCCGTGGCATCCGCAGCTCGAATTCATCGCGCGTGCGCTGAACAACCATCGCGGCGAGTCGACCTGGGTGATGCGGCGCCGTTCGCAGGCCGAGATGGACGAACTCGTCGCGCGAGCGGGCTTCCGCAAGCTCGATCAGCGGATCGACGAGATGGGCATTTTCACGGTCAGCCTCGCGCAGCGGATCGACGCGTCATGA